Proteins encoded by one window of Cystobacter ferrugineus:
- a CDS encoding PilW family protein, translating into MVSSAVTFLTVLTVSAAFLNYSQSFYTQAGIRGGQASLRQSHLTVIRNLRMAGYGMEPKYAFDFPSDWMRASSRNNNMSNRLVFRMRNPSFNAVAQTVTNAGITLKEPLKETLRQGQLIQVMCEGAAGWGYARLTADSPVKSSALTLSGALDKFPNTKKLEDVECFKPSSNTRIYVFKIDVYDYSIRFIDDRPYLFRQHGLGATTSSDPYGEPVAEDIEAFRVTFLREDGTPFIPDPTADAPEYDTPVTVPPHPWRTNRHPANIRAVIVGMVARSSTRDLSTTTSNSIPAFSKSETGVAAYVPSPSGGPGPQSIPLEPEITLDRGTGKPLAPGIRRVVSEMTVQVRNMRSSAMSVPLYSLEAGACKGGGVPSNDYNCAGG; encoded by the coding sequence ATGGTGAGTTCCGCCGTGACGTTCCTCACGGTGCTCACGGTCTCGGCGGCGTTCCTGAACTACTCCCAGTCCTTCTACACGCAGGCGGGGATTCGCGGTGGGCAGGCCTCGTTGCGGCAGAGTCACCTGACGGTGATCCGCAACCTGCGCATGGCGGGCTATGGCATGGAGCCCAAGTACGCCTTCGACTTCCCCAGCGATTGGATGCGGGCGAGTTCGCGTAACAACAACATGTCCAACCGGCTCGTCTTCCGGATGCGCAATCCCTCGTTCAACGCCGTCGCCCAGACTGTCACCAACGCGGGCATTACCCTCAAGGAGCCGCTGAAGGAGACGCTGCGTCAGGGGCAGCTCATCCAGGTCATGTGTGAGGGCGCTGCCGGCTGGGGCTATGCTCGGTTGACGGCGGATTCGCCGGTGAAGAGCAGCGCCCTGACGCTCTCGGGGGCGCTCGACAAGTTCCCCAACACCAAGAAGCTCGAAGACGTGGAGTGCTTCAAGCCATCCAGCAACACGAGGATCTACGTCTTCAAGATCGACGTCTACGACTACTCCATCCGGTTCATCGACGACCGCCCCTACCTCTTCCGCCAGCATGGGCTCGGAGCGACCACCTCGAGCGATCCCTACGGGGAGCCGGTGGCCGAGGACATCGAGGCGTTTCGCGTCACCTTCCTGCGGGAGGATGGCACTCCCTTCATTCCGGATCCCACGGCGGACGCCCCGGAATACGACACGCCCGTGACGGTTCCGCCGCATCCGTGGCGCACGAACAGGCATCCGGCCAACATCCGTGCCGTCATCGTGGGCATGGTGGCGCGCAGCAGCACGCGGGATCTGTCCACGACCACGAGCAACAGCATTCCCGCGTTCAGCAAGTCCGAGACGGGGGTGGCCGCGTATGTGCCATCGCCATCGGGCGGCCCGGGTCCTCAGTCGATTCCGCTGGAGCCCGAGATCACCCTGGATCGCGGCACGGGCAAGCCTCTGGCCCCGGGCATCCGGCGGGTGGTGTCCGAGATGACCGTGCAGGTGCGCAACATGCGCTCCTCGGCCATGTCCGTGCCCCTCTATTCGCTGGAGGCAGGCGCCTGCAAGGGTGGCGGTGTTCCCTCTAACGACTACAACTGTGCTGGCGGCTAG
- a CDS encoding pilus assembly FimT family protein → MKRTRRNTGFSLLELMTVVGIIGILAALSLAALEVLPQRTRLTGGALEFAAVISSARSHAYGRNQRVAVLINAATQELGKPIDYWVVVDKGSYLLNALRAKPNWTRLSDLKFTPSSGTGGEELFTMYDSGHFNPSVRVLPQGFSQAVGSVAHPSCGKLEYADIALARGQPKTSSHMFPPPYCFVPSNSGCTFCSGDGMTTDLRGVIFFEPDGSVRFANAAGVFSRDGAASITLLPTGGGGLESAQAVVITNTGLVRTFSASTR, encoded by the coding sequence ATGAAGCGAACCCGTCGCAATACCGGCTTCTCCCTGCTTGAGCTGATGACGGTCGTGGGCATCATCGGCATCCTCGCCGCGCTGTCGTTGGCCGCGTTGGAGGTGTTGCCTCAGCGCACGCGGCTGACGGGCGGCGCGCTCGAGTTCGCCGCCGTCATCTCCAGTGCCCGCTCCCATGCCTACGGTCGCAACCAGCGCGTGGCGGTGTTGATCAACGCCGCCACCCAGGAGCTCGGCAAACCCATCGACTACTGGGTGGTGGTGGACAAGGGGTCGTACCTGCTCAATGCGTTGAGGGCCAAGCCGAATTGGACCAGGCTGAGTGACCTCAAGTTCACCCCTTCGTCCGGGACGGGGGGAGAAGAGTTGTTCACGATGTACGACTCGGGGCACTTCAACCCGTCGGTGCGGGTGTTGCCGCAAGGCTTCAGCCAGGCGGTGGGCTCGGTGGCGCACCCGTCCTGCGGCAAGCTGGAGTACGCTGATATTGCCCTGGCTCGCGGGCAGCCCAAGACTTCCAGCCACATGTTCCCGCCGCCCTACTGCTTCGTGCCGAGCAACAGTGGGTGCACCTTCTGCAGCGGGGACGGTATGACGACGGACCTGCGCGGCGTCATCTTCTTCGAGCCGGATGGCTCCGTGCGGTTCGCCAACGCGGCGGGAGTGTTCTCCCGCGATGGCGCCGCCTCCATCACGCTCCTGCCCACGGGCGGCGGAGGGCTGGAGAGTGCCCAGGCCGTCGTCATCACCAACACCGGTCTTGTGCGGACCTTTTCGGCGTCCACGAGGTGA
- a CDS encoding type IV pilus modification PilV family protein: protein MLRRGFFRPRRGFTTIEALIAAVVFLLGLSGLLGALTQARNATGQARRYMQATDIANDLLEQIQLWPATDTRLTPTTAGVCKDDPLDKVGALSQPKGSAAYSAYAACLRSDADLKASGRSWAGLTNPTFMDELGSQGTPTQYERYYMILSKEVRENVQWLQIWVKVRYEDPDGVRVVTVQGMRVVM from the coding sequence ATGTTGCGAAGGGGTTTCTTCCGCCCACGTCGCGGCTTCACGACTATAGAGGCACTCATCGCCGCGGTGGTGTTCCTCCTGGGTCTTTCCGGTCTGCTCGGCGCGCTCACCCAGGCGCGCAACGCCACCGGCCAGGCGCGCCGGTACATGCAGGCCACCGACATCGCCAACGATCTGCTCGAGCAGATCCAGCTCTGGCCAGCCACCGACACGCGTCTGACTCCCACGACGGCCGGCGTGTGCAAGGACGATCCCCTGGACAAGGTGGGCGCCCTGAGTCAGCCGAAGGGGTCCGCCGCGTATTCGGCCTATGCGGCGTGCCTGAGGAGTGATGCGGACCTCAAGGCCAGTGGCCGGAGTTGGGCGGGGCTGACGAATCCCACCTTCATGGACGAGCTGGGGTCGCAGGGGACGCCGACCCAATACGAGCGTTACTACATGATCCTGTCCAAGGAGGTGCGCGAGAACGTCCAGTGGCTGCAGATCTGGGTGAAGGTCCGCTACGAGGATCCGGATGGAGTGCGTGTCGTGACCGTCCAGGGAATGCGCGTTGTGATGTGA
- a CDS encoding 50S ribosomal protein L11 methyltransferase, with product MTGTYQTLTVDLPDGDSEAAQDLLHDVGVLGLEVRDREGPTMPGVRAPAPGEAILVAYFDDAEAAEAARAQLAESFPSARLQLAEEAQQDWSNAWKVHIKSVQVGRLWVGPPWEAANAPADRVRLVIEPKMAFGTGDHPTTSLCLGAVDDYMASHPGASVLDVGTGTGVLAIAAKKLGAGRVVGTDNDPVSVELARENAEVNATPGLELSGKSLDEVDGVFELVVANILANTLIELAPLIVPRVKDKLLLAGVLAHQKADVEAAYVKLGLVAEPGAQQGEWVRLDFHRG from the coding sequence ATGACGGGGACGTATCAGACCCTCACGGTGGACTTGCCGGACGGGGACTCAGAGGCGGCGCAGGATCTGCTCCACGACGTGGGCGTGCTGGGACTGGAAGTGCGGGATCGCGAGGGGCCCACCATGCCCGGAGTCCGGGCGCCCGCGCCGGGCGAGGCCATCCTCGTGGCCTACTTCGATGACGCCGAGGCGGCCGAGGCTGCCCGCGCCCAGCTCGCCGAGAGCTTCCCCTCGGCGCGGCTGCAGCTCGCCGAGGAGGCCCAGCAGGACTGGAGCAATGCCTGGAAGGTCCACATCAAGTCCGTCCAGGTCGGCCGGCTGTGGGTGGGCCCTCCCTGGGAAGCCGCCAATGCCCCGGCCGACCGGGTGCGCCTCGTCATCGAGCCGAAGATGGCCTTTGGCACCGGCGACCACCCCACCACCTCGCTCTGTCTGGGTGCGGTGGATGACTACATGGCCTCCCATCCGGGAGCGAGCGTGCTGGACGTGGGGACGGGGACGGGGGTGCTGGCCATCGCCGCGAAGAAGCTGGGGGCCGGGCGGGTGGTGGGCACGGACAATGATCCGGTGTCGGTGGAGCTCGCCCGGGAGAACGCCGAGGTCAACGCGACCCCTGGGCTGGAGTTGTCCGGCAAGAGCCTGGACGAGGTGGACGGCGTCTTCGAGCTGGTGGTGGCCAACATCCTCGCCAACACGCTCATCGAGCTGGCGCCGCTCATCGTCCCCCGGGTGAAGGACAAGCTGCTGCTGGCGGGTGTGCTCGCGCACCAGAAGGCGGACGTGGAGGCGGCCTACGTGAAGCTCGGCCTGGTGGCGGAGCCAGGTGCCCAGCAGGGCGAGTGGGTGCGGCTGGACTTCCACCGGGGTTAG
- a CDS encoding 16S rRNA (uracil(1498)-N(3))-methyltransferase, producing MVRLFVPLPEPAPTEVTLSGERRHYLLHVLRLAEDSVLEVFDGAGRAFSARVLAVEEDTVRLGLGEARHAPPSREVHILQGLPKGDKLEWVLQKGTELGATAFHPVAAARSVVKLEPKRAEERTTRWTKIVEEAARQCRRNDVPRVHPPRALLEAARSLSPDTLLLVLDEEESAVPLSEAFRSRPAGTPVALVVGPEGGLTREEVSALQTFGARPVTLGRRILRTETAALAALTVMAHLDGELG from the coding sequence GTGGTCCGACTCTTCGTTCCCCTCCCCGAGCCCGCCCCCACCGAGGTGACGCTCTCGGGCGAGCGGCGCCATTACCTCCTGCACGTGTTGAGGCTCGCCGAGGACTCCGTGCTCGAGGTCTTCGACGGCGCCGGCCGCGCCTTCTCCGCGCGCGTGCTCGCGGTGGAGGAGGACACCGTGCGGCTGGGGCTCGGCGAGGCCCGGCACGCGCCGCCCTCGCGCGAGGTGCACATCCTCCAGGGCCTGCCCAAGGGGGACAAGCTGGAGTGGGTGCTGCAAAAGGGCACCGAGCTGGGCGCCACCGCCTTCCACCCCGTGGCCGCCGCGCGCAGCGTGGTGAAGCTCGAGCCCAAGCGGGCCGAGGAGCGCACCACGCGCTGGACCAAGATTGTCGAGGAGGCCGCCCGCCAGTGCCGGCGCAATGACGTGCCCCGCGTCCACCCGCCTCGCGCCCTGCTGGAGGCCGCCCGCTCGCTCTCCCCGGACACGCTCCTGCTCGTGCTCGACGAGGAGGAATCCGCCGTCCCCTTGAGCGAGGCCTTCCGCTCGCGCCCCGCCGGCACCCCCGTGGCGCTCGTGGTCGGCCCCGAGGGCGGACTCACCCGCGAAGAGGTGTCCGCTCTCCAGACGTTCGGCGCACGGCCCGTCACGCTCGGCCGCCGCATCCTGCGCACCGAGACGGCCGCGCTCGCCGCGCTCACCGTCATGGCCCACCTGGACGGAGAACTCGGCTAG
- a CDS encoding DUF962 domain-containing protein — MLRPRTQALFDEYYASHQHPTNRLTHKIAIPVIVLHIVAMLDWVRLVPVPALPGGALTLAMVGWFASLVWYLRADPKLGLLVSAFMLLCIPLGRLLPVWAVILLAVVGWGVQLAGHSVWEKKSPSFLTNLVHALVGPLFFVAVLTGDYKLPADAHAASTANGRDSQAHT, encoded by the coding sequence ATGCTCAGACCACGGACCCAGGCCCTGTTCGATGAGTATTACGCCTCGCACCAGCATCCCACCAACCGCCTCACCCACAAGATCGCCATTCCCGTCATCGTCCTGCACATCGTGGCGATGCTGGACTGGGTGCGGCTGGTGCCCGTCCCCGCGCTCCCCGGCGGCGCGCTGACGCTCGCCATGGTGGGCTGGTTCGCCTCCCTGGTCTGGTACCTGCGCGCCGACCCGAAGCTGGGCCTGCTCGTCTCGGCCTTCATGCTGCTGTGCATTCCGCTCGGACGGCTGCTGCCCGTCTGGGCCGTCATCCTCCTGGCCGTGGTGGGTTGGGGCGTGCAGCTCGCCGGCCACTCCGTCTGGGAGAAGAAGTCTCCCTCCTTCCTCACCAACCTCGTCCACGCCCTGGTGGGACCGCTCTTCTTCGTCGCCGTGCTGACGGGCGACTACAAGCTGCCCGCCGACGCCCACGCGGCGTCCACCGCCAACGGCCGGGACAGCCAGGCCCACACGTAG
- a CDS encoding endonuclease/exonuclease/phosphatase family protein: MFQGFESLQAATGPRQLGTGVTLLVHHPQPRPPRTGCLRVMTYNILLGGERRALLQHYFEELEASGRMPDVIALQEASQPTAMELARDFGFHVAYQGRDLHGPVVNGKAILSRHPIEEAAHFTYDFPADARAAAVSRQGFVGELDEDRGALFTLIDVHGRPVALYNVHHTLGDSGVNAGQLWQLQALVHSREGVPSIALGDFNANINVKQHYSLLPSALRKHEPTETIRDYESRYGDVHPSVGDWGVGNIGDVRVRRALHALEHELHDPLRRARELRVRMPDGSHMKPDEARELLVAGKYPKDSPQWMRLQDVADMSTLNSLPNGNGVVPATGKRFDTFFASAELEPLLLEVDHSTEASDHLPSVADFRLRDTRH, translated from the coding sequence GTGTTCCAAGGGTTCGAGTCGCTCCAGGCGGCCACGGGCCCTCGCCAACTGGGCACGGGAGTGACGCTGCTGGTGCACCATCCCCAGCCCCGCCCACCCCGCACCGGCTGCCTGCGCGTGATGACGTACAACATCCTCCTGGGCGGCGAGCGCCGCGCCCTGCTCCAGCACTACTTCGAGGAGCTCGAGGCGAGTGGCCGGATGCCGGATGTCATCGCCCTGCAGGAAGCCAGTCAGCCCACCGCCATGGAGCTCGCGCGCGACTTCGGCTTCCACGTGGCCTACCAGGGCCGCGACCTCCACGGGCCGGTGGTCAACGGCAAGGCCATCCTCAGCCGTCACCCCATCGAGGAGGCCGCGCACTTCACCTATGACTTCCCCGCGGACGCGCGCGCGGCCGCCGTCTCGCGCCAGGGCTTCGTGGGCGAGCTGGACGAGGACCGGGGCGCCCTCTTCACGTTGATCGACGTGCACGGCCGCCCCGTGGCCCTCTACAACGTGCACCACACCCTGGGCGACAGCGGCGTCAACGCCGGTCAGCTCTGGCAGCTCCAGGCGCTCGTGCACTCGCGCGAGGGAGTACCCTCCATCGCCCTGGGCGACTTCAACGCCAACATCAACGTCAAGCAGCACTACTCGCTCCTGCCCAGCGCGCTGCGCAAGCACGAGCCCACCGAGACCATCCGCGACTACGAGTCGCGCTACGGCGATGTGCACCCCAGCGTGGGGGACTGGGGCGTGGGCAACATCGGTGACGTGCGCGTGCGCCGCGCGCTCCATGCGCTCGAGCACGAGCTGCACGATCCGCTGCGCCGCGCCCGCGAGCTGCGCGTGCGCATGCCGGATGGCTCGCACATGAAACCCGACGAGGCGCGCGAGCTGCTCGTCGCCGGCAAGTATCCGAAGGACTCCCCGCAGTGGATGCGGCTGCAGGACGTGGCCGACATGTCCACCCTCAACTCGCTGCCCAACGGCAATGGCGTCGTGCCCGCCACCGGCAAGCGCTTCGATACCTTCTTCGCCTCGGCCGAGCTCGAGCCGCTGCTGCTCGAGGTGGACCACTCCACCGAAGCGTCGGATCACCTGCCCTCGGTCGCCGACTTCCGGCTGCGCGACACGCGGCACTGA